In the genome of Calothrix sp. PCC 6303, the window GCAGATGTCTTAGCAAGTTTAGCTGAGTTGAAGCTAGTTCAGGCAGAAAATGATACTTTTACTGGGAATGGCTACTACCGCTACAGTGTCACCAGTAGTTTGATTGATGCTCTGCCACCGGAATGGGACTTGGAAACTCTGCGTTTACGTTCTTTTAATTATTTCATAGGTTGGGCACAAAAGTCGCGCAATATTAATAGTATTAATACTATTAATACTATTAATAATTTACTATTTTCAGAAACAGATGCCATCATGACAACCCTAGCATGGGGAGTCAAATCTCAACAATGGGCGCAGGTATTATCAATGGTGCAAACTGTTGAAACACCCATTGCTTTGGCAAGACGCTGGGGTTTGTGGGAACAGTTATTAAAGTGGGGTTTACAAGCATCTGAAAAACTATCAGATGATGCCACAACAGCCTACATACTTCACCAACTTGGTACCCGTAGTTTCTGTTTAAATGATTATACTTCAGCCCAAGAGTATCTCAACCGTTCCCTAAAAATTCGTCAATCATTGGCAGATACTCAAGGTATGGAGATAACTTCCTATACTCTTGGACTCATCCCCAAACCTGAAACATCAGCAGTTGTAACTCCCCCAAAAAATTCTATTCCCCAGACTTTCAAGCTACAAACTAGCAAACTCATATATCCCAAAATTCGGATTTCATCTGCAACTTTAATTCCTTTAACGATGGTGGGAGCAGTGGGATTAACTGGATATTACCTGATATTACAACCGAAATCATCAACTACATCCCAAATTCCAGTTAAATCTACATCGCCTATACCACCTACATCCAAGTCAGTGGCAGTGAAACCCGTTAGCTTTAGTCGTGAAAAATTCAACTTTGGCAACCAATCTATAGATATAAAAAATCAACAACTTTTCCTGACTATTATTAACCCTAACACGACATCATTAGAGGTTGGAAAAATTAAACCAATAGGTAAGCAAGCTGATTTCGAGGTGAATTTGGATGATTGTTCAAATCCCATCACATCTAATGAAATTTGCAAACTTGCTATTATTTTTAACCCTTTAACCACCGGAAAACACCAAGCAACCTTACCTGTAACTGATAGTCAAGGCAAAATTATTAAGCAAATTCCAATTGAGGGAGTAGCAACTGCACCCACATTGCCATTCATTCCCGAAACTAACCTACCTGCACCCACATCCGAGGTTGAAGAAGTTCTTCCTACACCTAAAGCTAAAGAATTTCCTCGAATTCGCAGAACCAAAATTCAACCCCAAGTAATTCCTAGGGAATCCACATCAACTACACCAGAATCATCTCCCCAAGTTACACCTACAGAATCACCCACTCCCCTACCAACCGAAACACCTGGGTTACAACCAACTCCAGAAACTACTCCTGAAGTTATGGATACTCCTTAGAAAGGATGGAGTTAAATGCCAAAAAAGACGTAGCAGTGCTACGTCTCTAGGGAATGATTTAACTGTTAACTGTTTGAATTAACTCACCCGTTTCCTGCAATGCATGTAATCTGTAATACATACCACCACGGCGAAGAAGTTCGGCATGACTACCAACCTCAATGATATTACCTTGATCTAAGACAACGATTTTATCAGCTTCTCGGACAGTACTCAGACGGTGAGCAATGATAATTGTAGTACGGGTTCCTTGAAGCGATCGCATAGCCAGTTGAATGGCTCTTTCTGATTCATAATCTAAACTAGATGTAGCTTCGTCAAAAATCAACACATCGGGTTCAATTAGTAAAGCACGGGCAATTCCCAAACGCTGTCTTTGTCCACCCGAAAGCCTGACACCCCTTTCCCCAACTACAGTATAGTAACCTTGGGGTAGGATTTTGATTACTTCATCTAAACGTGCCATCTCACAAGCTTGTTCAACTTGTTCCATTGTGGCATCTGGTCTACCATATCTCAAGTTGTCCAATACTGTTCCGTTAAAAACATCAACTTCTTGGTGAACAATTGCTAACCGACGACGGTATCCTCCCACATCTAGTTGACGAATATCTTCCCCATCAATCAAGATATTACCTGTTTGAGGTTCAAAGTACCGCAATAGCAATTTTACCAAAGTTGATTTACCTGAACCTGAACGTCCAACTAAAGCTACTGTTTCACAGGGTTGAATCGATAGGTTAATGTCATTCAATACTTGCCTGTTTGCTTCATAACCAAAATTCAGGTGAGAAAATTCAATTTTCCCACTAAATTTGTATTTTTTATTTGCTTTTTCTCCAACTACGTTATCCTGGTTAGCATCTCGGCTGGATGGTTCTTGGAGAAACTCATGAAATCGCAGCATTGATGCATAGCGACGGGCAAATATTTCAGCTAATTGACTAATGGGTTCTAATTCAGCGTATGCCATACTAGAAAGCGTCAAAGTCATAATAAAATGACCTAGGGAAATTCTGCCATCAATAGTAGCTGCTAAAGTTAAACCGAGAATAGCAAAAACACAAAGTTGAATAATTGTTCTTTGCCAAGTGACTAATCTGACATAACCTATGTGAATCCGATAATCCACCACGGTGAATTCTCGTGTAAAACGTCTAGATTGCCTTTGAAACTCATTATTCTCTGTAGCAAAAGCCTTAACTGTCTTGATATTGGTGATGATTTCGGAAGTTCGACTTTCGGTATCTTCCATATACTTATCCAGTCGGCTTTCGTGCCAAATTAGCCGCTGCAATTTCCTCAAGCTAAAGCTTAAAATGACGATGAATGAGACTAAATAAAGAATTGCAATTCGCCATTCAATAACTAAAATAAACCCAAATATTCCTAAAATTCTGACTAATTTGGGAATGAATTGTCCAGCTATCTCTGGATATGTCCAGGTGTAGTTTGTCAGACCCCTGGCGACTCTTCCCGCAATTCTTCCAGGGTTATTTTCATCATAATATTCTAAGGGTAAATTGAGGATTTTCCTAACAGCTTCCTCATTCTTATTTCGCCTTGATTTTAAGGCAATATCCCAGTGGAACCACACAGTTAACCATGGTTGAGTTGGTGCGCGCAGAACTGATACACAGAAAATAACTCCCAGCAATATACCTAAAGATATATTTTTAGTAACTGGGGAATTTATAGCCTGGGCAATAAATGCGATCGCATTCTCCAACGGTTTGTCTAAAGCTTGATTGGAAAGAACATTTAATATTTGTCCAATTCCATAGGGGACAACTAAATCTAACAGTTCATAGACACTCGCAGCCGTTATACTAAATATACTCAGCTTCCAGTAAGGACGGAAGTAATTTACTACATCTCGAAAATTTGCCATGATGCACGCTGATAATCTGTGCTTGACTCATTCAGAACTTTATACTACATGATGTAGTATACAAAGTCAAGAGGCAAATTAGGAATTAAAATCGACCTACAATAAAATTAGCTACCGCATTTAACAATGCATCCGGTTCATCTGCTCGAATTGAATGACCACTATTTTCAAATATCTGTAATTTAGCTTCGGGTATACCTTGGGCAATTTCTACCGAAAATTCTGGCGCACATATCCAATCATGTCGTCCACCAATAACTAATGTTGGTGCAGTAATTAAGTGCAACTTGTCAAGCACATCATAGGTTCGTAAAAAACCACCAAATGCCACATTGATAGCATCCACTGA includes:
- a CDS encoding ABC transporter ATP-binding protein gives rise to the protein MANFRDVVNYFRPYWKLSIFSITAASVYELLDLVVPYGIGQILNVLSNQALDKPLENAIAFIAQAINSPVTKNISLGILLGVIFCVSVLRAPTQPWLTVWFHWDIALKSRRNKNEEAVRKILNLPLEYYDENNPGRIAGRVARGLTNYTWTYPEIAGQFIPKLVRILGIFGFILVIEWRIAILYLVSFIVILSFSLRKLQRLIWHESRLDKYMEDTESRTSEIITNIKTVKAFATENNEFQRQSRRFTREFTVVDYRIHIGYVRLVTWQRTIIQLCVFAILGLTLAATIDGRISLGHFIMTLTLSSMAYAELEPISQLAEIFARRYASMLRFHEFLQEPSSRDANQDNVVGEKANKKYKFSGKIEFSHLNFGYEANRQVLNDINLSIQPCETVALVGRSGSGKSTLVKLLLRYFEPQTGNILIDGEDIRQLDVGGYRRRLAIVHQEVDVFNGTVLDNLRYGRPDATMEQVEQACEMARLDEVIKILPQGYYTVVGERGVRLSGGQRQRLGIARALLIEPDVLIFDEATSSLDYESERAIQLAMRSLQGTRTTIIIAHRLSTVREADKIVVLDQGNIIEVGSHAELLRRGGMYYRLHALQETGELIQTVNS